From a single Drosophila sulfurigaster albostrigata strain 15112-1811.04 chromosome 3, ASM2355843v2, whole genome shotgun sequence genomic region:
- the LOC133845153 gene encoding fumarylacetoacetase, translating to MLSSQKKSKPDKHRLCVAIGDYVLDLNEVAQYYAPEHQAALQSHNLNLLMSLGHEAWDAVRTRTQELLTKGSVVDVNDLRIVCLIPQSEILLHLPAEIGDYTDFYSSIHHATNVGIMFRGADNALMPNWRHLPVGYHGRASSVVVSGTPIRRPLGQTLPEGAEKPVFGACKLLDFELEMAFFIGGPGNKLGEPIKVDDAWKNVFGFSLMNDWSARDIQKWEYVPLGPFTAKNLGTTISPWVVTTAALKPFLLDNFPQEPEVLPYLRQTLPFNFDISLEVSLKPADDNETLISKSNFKHLYWTPLQQIAHHTITGCNLRPGDLMASGTISGETPDSYGSLLELCWRGTKTVELQNGKTRKFLQDYDEVIIRGHCEKNGLRIGFGTCAGQVLPAHPVDQ from the exons ATGCTGTCTTctcaaaaaaaatcaaag CCCGACAAACATCGTCTGTGCGTTGCCATTGGCGACTATGTGTTGGATTTGAATGAAGTGGCGCAGTACTATGCACCCGAACATCAG GCTGCACTGCAATCGCACAACTTGAACTTGCTGATGAGCTTGGGCCACGAAGCTTGGGATGCAGTCAGGACACGAACCCAAGAACTCCTCACCAAAGGCTCTGTTGTAGATGTGAATGACTTGAGAATTGT TTGCTTGATTCCTCAATCGGAGATTTTGCTGCACCTTCCAGCTGAGATTGGTGACTACACCGACTTTTACTCATCCATTCATCATGCAACCAATGTGGGCATCATGTTCCGTGGTGCAGACAACGCACTGATGCCCAACTGGCGCCACCTGCCAGTGGGTTACCATGGACGCGCCAGCTCTGTGGTTGTCTCCGGCACTCCCATACGTCGTCCACTGGGGCAAACGTTGCCCGAGGGCGCCGAGAAGCCGGTGTTTGGTGCTTGCAAGCTGCTGGACTTTGAACTGGAGATGGCCTTCTTTATTGGTGGACCAGGCAACAAGTTGGGTGAGCCCATCAAGGTAGACGATGCCTGGAAGAATGTCTTTGGCTTCTCGCTGATGAACGACTGGAGTGCTCGCGATATACAGAAGTGGGAGTATGTGCCGTTGGGTCCATTCACAGCCAAGAATCTGGGCACAACCATCTCACCCTGGGTGGTGACAACGGCGGCGTTGAAACCTTTCTTGCTGGACAACTTTCCACAGGAACCGGAAGTGCTGCCATATCTGCGTCAGACTTTGCCCTTCAACTTTGACATTAGTCTCGAAGTGTCGCTGAAAC CTGCTGATGACAACGAGACGCTGATCAGCAAGTCCAACTTTAAGCACTTGTACTGGACTCCATTGCAGCAGATTGCTCACCACACGATCACAGGCTGCAATCTGCGTCCCGGTGACTTGATGGCTTCGGGCACTATTAGTGGCGAGACTCCAGATTCGTATGGTTCACTTCTTGAGCTTTGCTGGCGCGGTACAAAGACCGTTGAGCTTCAGAACGGCAAAACACGTAAATTCCTGCAGGACTACGATGAAGTCATCATTCGTGGTCACTGCGAGAAGAACGGACTGCGCATTGGCTTCGGCACCTGTGCTGGCCAAGTGCTGCCCGCTCACCCAGTGGATCAATAG
- the LOC133845146 gene encoding bone morphogenetic protein receptor type-2: protein MTRRIWSISLLLLLLAMSTLAKATPVVNRQYSCMSYQENDSSLHDDELETENSEGISAEQQQLEASATPSERHQRICSEGYTFCFSLWNETANGQRLVKQGCWKDNTDRNSICNHSECTSSAPTSRSNSLYYCCCSGDLCNDKVAVVEPAPLELANNVRAAVSNRAATHQQSSVWATTMLSLVGLITLVVIGALMAWQYCRVVKEKIEPEESPLAPSGPGYSSNLRNVDNLNLIGMLGSGKYGTVMKGLLHEQEVAVKIYPETHHQYYVNERNIYALPLMECPALLSYFGYDERRTMDGRMEYQLVLSLAPLGCLQDWLIANTTDFSQCCGMLRSIARGISHLHTELRLGDLHKPCVAHRDLNSRNILVQADLSCCIADFGFALKVFGSKYEYKGEVAMAETKSINEVGTLRYMAPELLEGAVNLRDCETSLKQMDVYALGLVLWEVATRCADFYAPGQMTPPYKAPYEQEVGPHPSFDQMQALVVRHKARPLFPAGWGGGAAAKLVRDTCEDCWDHDADARLTSLCAEERMQEMSGLRPRLQAQPASPLLNTNNLASPTTQLQVSVIGGTTITAAAVHQPQSQLSSADGGLLQPPPNQQLPTEKNHLNYAQPQLQPHLQGRNPCQERNLAPQSQRAPPVLVERSKKHSFQAQQEQSLSCLEHDVSVEELIASHQQKQQNSSLGQGFPKQQNTDHKLRGWHAVRALIHKKLFRKEHAEEICRQLQLGEEKSNLVAALKGMDNARLASGLRRPNNLDLSPLQPLNRSNPLQLRSAEQRTGTPAHIVPRSLSSSLIKHINNNSSNNNNYNENELHLLTATRAPKRRPGHLRTNSLLVTGSQAGGHMAPPTEQQLRRQHSLEVFREVFSGRGSCERLRDPSERVKTPGDVPPSVRKARASKTLSLYDDRMMDSSLLNIL from the exons ATGACGCGGCGCATTTGGAGCAtatcgttgctgctgttattgctggccaTGTCAACGCTGGCCAAAGCAA CACCTGTAGTCAATCGTCAGTATAGCTGCATGAGCTATCAGGAGAATGACAGCTCGCTGCATGACGATGAATTGGAAACGGAGAACAGCGAAGGCATCAgtgcagagcagcagcagctggaggcgAGTGCCACGCCCAGTGAACGGCATCAACGCATTTGCAGTGAGGGTTACACCTTCTGCTTCAGTCTGTGGAATGAAACTGCCAATGGACAACGACTGGTGAAGCAGG GTTGCTGGAAGGACAACACCGATCGCAACTCCATCTGCAACCACTCGGAATGCACCAGCTCAGCGCCCACATCGCGCAGCAATTCTCTCtactattgctgctgctccggGGATCTCTGCAATGACAAAGTGGCTGTCGTGGAGCCGGCTCCCCTCGAACTCGCCAACAATGTTCGTGCTGCTGTCAGCAATCGTGCTGCAACGCATCAGCAGAGCTCCGTTTGGGCCACCACAATGCTGAGCCTCGTGGGACTCATCACGCTCGTTGTGATTGGTGCACTGATGGCCTGGCAATATTGTCGTGTTGTCAAGGAGAAAATCGAACCGGAAGAGTCTCCACTTGCACCCTCGGGACCTGGCTACAGTTCGAATCTGCGCAACGTGGACAATCTGAATCTGATTGGCATGCTGGGCAGCGGCAAGTATGGCACTGTGATGAAGGGTCTGCTCCATGAACAGGAAGTTGCCGTGAAGATCTATCCGGAAACGCATCATCAGTATTATGTGAATGAACGGAATATCTATGCGCTGCCCCTAATGGAATGTCCCGCTCTGCTCAGCTACTTTGGCTACGATGAGCGACGCACGATGGATGGCCGCATGGAATATCAGTTGGTCTTGTCGTTGGCTCCCTTGGGTTGTCTGCAAGATTGGCTAATTGCCAACACCACGGACTTTTCCCAATGCTGCGGCATGTTGCGCAGCATCGCTAGAGGAATTTCGCATTTGCACACAGAGCTGAGATTGGGAGATCTGCATAAGCCTTGTGTGGCCCATCGGGATCTCAATTCGCGCAACATTCTGGTGCAAGCTGATCTCAGTTGTTGCATTGCCGACTTTGGCTTTGCGCTCAAGGTGTTTGGCTCCAAGTACGAGTACAAAGGCGAAGTAGCCATGGCCGAAACAAAGAGCATCAACGAGGTCGGAACCCTGCGTTACATGGCGCCGGAGCTGCTCGAGGGTGCAGTGAACCTGCGGGACTGCGAGACGTCGTTGAAGCAAATGGATGTCTATGCACTGGGTCTGGTGTTGTGGGAAGTGGCCACGCGTTGTGCGGACTTTTATGCGCCCGGACAGATGACGCCGCCATACAAAGCGCCCTACGAACAGGAGGTGGGACCACATCCCAGCTTCGATCAGATGCAAGCACTTGTGGTGCGACACAAAGCGCGTCCGCTGTTCCCCGCCGGTTGGGGCGGAGGCGCAGCTGCCAAGCTGGTGCGTGACACTTGCGAGGATTGCTGGGATCACGATGCGGATGCGCGACTCACCTCGCTATGCGCCGAGGAGCGCATGCAGGAGATGTCAGGACTTCGCCCGAGACTTCAAGCACAGCCCGCGAGTCCGTTGCTCAACACCAACAATCTGGCGTCGCCAACAACACAGCTGCAGGTGAGCGTCATCGGTGGCACCACGatcacagcagctgcagtgcATCAGCCACAGTCGCAGCTGAGCTCTGCGGATGGCGGCCTGCTGCAGCCGCCGCCCAATCAACAGCTGCCCACGGAGAAGAATCACCTGAACTATGCACAGCCGCAACTGCAGCCCCATCTCCAAGGCCGCAATCCCTGCCAGGAACGCAATCTAGCGCCGCAGTCGCAGCGTGCGCCGCCGGTGCTGGTGGAGCGCAGCAAGAAGCACAGCTTTCAGGCGCAGCAGGAGCAGAGTCTGTCTTGTCTGGAGCATGATGTCAGCGTGGAAGAGCTTATAGCAAGTcatcagcagaagcagcaaaactCTAGCCTGGGTCAGGGCTTCCCCAAGCAACAGAACACGGATCACAAGCTACGAGGTTGGCATGCGGTGCGTGCGCTTATCCACAAGAAGCTGTTCCGGAAGGAGCATGCCGAGGAGATCTGTCGTCAGCTGCAGCTGGGCGAAGAAAAGTCCAATCTAGTGGCTGCCCTCAAAGGCATGGATAATGCACGCTTGGCCAGCGGATTGCGGCGTCCCAACAATCTCGACTTGAGTCCGCTGCAGCCGCTGAATCGCAGCAATCCCTTGCAGCTGCGCAGCGCGGAGCAACGCACCGGAACTCCAGCTCACATTGTGCCACGCTCGCTATCCAGTAGCCTGATCAagcacatcaacaacaacagcagcaacaacaacaactacaacgagaACGAGTTGCATCTGCTGACGGCGACGCGTGCTCCAAAGCGTCGTCCTGGTCACCTGCGCACAAACTCCCTGCTCGTCACCGGCTCTCAAGCGGGCGGTCACATGGCGCCGCCCACAGAGCAACAGCTGCGTCGCCAGCACAGTCTGGAGGTCTTCCGTGAGGTGTTCAGCGGTCGGGGTAGCTGTGAACGACTTAGGGATCCCAGCGAGCGGGTGAAAACGCCGGGAGATGTGCCGCCCTCGGTGAGGAAGGCGCGTGCCTCAAAGACGCTGAGCTTGTACGATGATCGCATGATGGATTCGTCGCTGCTCAACATACTCTAG
- the LOC133845150 gene encoding cytochrome P450 302a1, mitochondrial: protein MLTKLLKICCNSRQCTFAKPFEAMPGPRGPFGLGNLYNYMPGIGSYSWLKLHKAGQDKYEKYGAIVRETMVPGQDIVWLYDPKDIATLLNERDCPQRRSHLALAQYRKQRPHLYKTTGLLPTNGPDWWRLRAQVQKELSAPRSVRSFVPEVDGVTQEFLKFLRHTEGNDATIDMLPKLTRLNLELTCLLTFGARIESFSPAEQHAHSRSTRLMHAAETTNSCILPTDQGLQLWRYVETPSFRKLRIAQSYMESVALELLEQTMEEGTSSSSLIAAYIQNPQLDRFDVVGTSADLLLAGIDTTSYASAFLLYHVARHPEVQQRIYEEALKVLPNAEQSLSADALRTDITYTRAVLKESLRLNPISIGFGRVLNQDTVLSGYFVPKGTTVVTQNMVACRQPHHFPEPLSFLPDRWLQQRNALNPYLVLPFGHGMRACIARRLAEQNMHVLLLRLLRNYELIWRGQTDEELDIVTLLINKPNAPVLIELRSRST, encoded by the exons ATGTTGACAAAGCTGCTTAAAATCTGCTGCAATTCGCGGCAATGCACATTCGCAAAGCCATTTGAGGCCATGCCCGGTCCACGAGGTCCCTTTGGACTGGGCAATCTGTACAATTATATGCCCGGCATCGGCTCATATTCGTGGCTGAAGCTGCACAAAGCCGGCCAGGATAAGTACGAGAAGTATGGTGCGATTGTTCGTGAAACTATGGTGCCAGGTCAGGACATTGTGTGGCTGTACGATCCCAAGGACATTGCCACGTTGCTGAACGAACGTGACTGTCCGCAGCGACGCAGTCATCTGGCTCTCGCTCAATATCGCAAGCAACGACCGCATCTCTACAAGACAACGGGATTGTTGCCCACCAATGGACCCGATTGGTGGCGTCTACGTGCCCAGGTGCAAAAGGAGTTGAGTGCACCGCGCAGTGTACGCAGTTTTGTGCCCGAAGTGGATGGTGTAACGCAGGAGTTCCTGAAATTCTTGCGGCACACAGAGGGCAACGACGCCACCATCGATATGTTGCCCAAGCTCACCAGACTCAATTTGGAAT TAACCTGCCTGCTAACGTTTGGTGCACGCATTGAATCCTTCTCGCCGGCGGAGCAACATGCGCATTCTCGTTCCACGCGTCTAATGCATGCGGCGGAAACAACCAATAGCTGCATTTTGCCCACAGATCAGGGACTGCAGCTCTGGCGTTATGTGGAGACACCAAGTTTTCGCAAGTTGCGCATCGCTCAGTCGTATATGGAAAGTGTTGCGCTAGAGCTGTTGGAACAGACTATGGAGGAAGGCACTTCCAGCTCCTCGCTGATTGCCGCCTACATACAGAATCCACAACTCGATCGCTTTGATGTGGTCGGCACATCGGCGGATTTGCTTTTAGCTGGCATTGATACCACCTCGTATGCTTCGGCGTTTCTGCTGTATCATGTGGCTCGGCATCCTGAGGTGCAGCAGCGCATCTACGAGGAGGCACTCAAGGTGCTGCCCAATGCGGAGCAATCTCTTAGCGCCGATGCACTGCGCACGGACATCACTTATACTCGAGCTGTGTTGAAGGAGTCACTACGTTTGAATCCCATATCGATTGGCTTTGGACGTGTGCTCAACCAGGACACTGTACTGAGTGGCTACTTTGTACCCAAGGGG ACCACCGTGGTGACTCAGAACATGGTGGCTTGTCGTCAGCCACATCACTTTCCCGAGCCGCTGAGTTTTCTGCCCGATCGCTGGCTGCAGCAGCGCAACGCCCTAAATCCCTACCTGGTGCTGCCTTTCGGACACGGCATGCGTGCCTGCATAGCACGTCGTCTTGCCGAACAGAACATGCACGTATTGTTGCTGAGG CTGCTGCGCAACTATGAGCTCATCTGGCGTGGACAAACGGATGAAGAATTGGATATTGTGACGCTGCTGATCAACAAACCCAATGCTCCCGTGTTGATCGAACTGCGATCGCGATCCACTTGA